In the genome of Deltaproteobacteria bacterium, one region contains:
- a CDS encoding nodulation protein NfeD, with amino-acid sequence MPSIAKNLFFLIMLFFFVSISSLRGDDQKDKPGDQADHSRVYFVELRGSINPGAAELLRRALLETDRGKAVCLVIELDTPGGLVATLRDMVQEVMASPIPTVVYVAPSGAQAASAGAILTIAAHVAAMAPGTNIGAAHPVNLGSGGEKDETMKQKAENDLAAMARSVATERGRNAEWAEKAVRESVSASAREALELKVIDILAKDLSDLLQQLDGMTVSLPGGPAKLVISNPEIIQIKESLREKILRTIADPNIAYILMMIGLTGLYFEFAHPGTIFPGTIGAICLLLGLFALQALPVSTAGLLLLLLAVVLFIMELVVTSHGILGATGLAALLLGSMMLFDTPKTGVSIDTDVLWTTLLGVGSFLAAITYLATRATLSRPKSGAEGLIGEKGLVRKTIGKGGGQVFLHGELWTAVSDETIPEGTEVKVTGIDGLKLRVSKTQGGKS; translated from the coding sequence ATGCCAAGTATCGCTAAAAACCTATTTTTTCTCATTATGCTGTTTTTCTTTGTATCAATTTCTTCTCTGCGGGGGGATGATCAGAAAGACAAGCCAGGGGATCAGGCAGACCATTCCAGGGTCTATTTCGTTGAACTTAGAGGCAGCATAAATCCCGGTGCGGCGGAGCTTCTGAGGAGAGCGCTTTTAGAAACGGACAGGGGTAAGGCCGTCTGCCTGGTGATTGAGCTTGACACTCCAGGCGGTCTGGTAGCTACCCTGAGGGACATGGTCCAGGAAGTGATGGCGTCACCGATTCCAACAGTTGTTTATGTAGCACCCTCAGGGGCACAGGCTGCTTCTGCAGGTGCTATTCTCACCATTGCCGCTCACGTTGCCGCCATGGCGCCCGGTACCAATATCGGGGCGGCCCACCCGGTAAATCTGGGCTCTGGCGGAGAAAAGGATGAGACCATGAAACAAAAGGCGGAAAATGACCTTGCTGCCATGGCCAGGAGTGTGGCAACAGAGCGTGGCCGAAACGCAGAGTGGGCGGAAAAGGCGGTAAGGGAGAGCGTTTCGGCATCCGCAAGGGAGGCGCTGGAGCTGAAAGTAATCGACATCCTGGCAAAAGACCTCAGCGACCTGCTCCAACAACTTGACGGCATGACAGTAAGTCTGCCTGGCGGTCCGGCCAAACTGGTAATCAGTAATCCTGAAATTATTCAGATAAAAGAGAGCTTGAGGGAGAAAATACTCAGGACCATAGCAGATCCAAACATCGCCTATATCCTCATGATGATCGGTTTGACAGGTCTCTATTTCGAGTTTGCCCATCCCGGGACCATTTTCCCGGGGACCATAGGGGCCATATGCCTGCTCCTGGGTCTGTTTGCACTTCAGGCCCTCCCGGTCAGTACTGCCGGTCTGCTCTTGCTGCTCCTGGCAGTGGTTCTGTTCATAATGGAGCTTGTAGTTACGAGCCACGGCATACTGGGAGCAACGGGTCTGGCTGCCCTCCTTCTGGGCTCCATGATGCTTTTTGACACCCCGAAGACCGGAGTATCTATTGACACTGATGTCCTCTGGACTACCCTGCTGGGAGTCGGCTCCTTTCTGGCCGCTATTACCTATCTGGCAACCAGGGCCACTCTGTCCAGGCCGAAATCAGGGGCGGAAGGCCTTATAGGTGAAAAAGGCCTTGTTCGGAAGACAATAGGAAAGGGTGGTGGGCAGGTCTTTTTGCACGGAGAACTGTGGACCGCTGTAAGCGATGAGACCATACCAGAGGGTACCGAGGTAAAAGTAACAGGTATTGATGGACTTAAACTACGGGTCTCTAAGACCCAGGGAGGCAAGTCATGA
- a CDS encoding uracil-DNA glycosylase, with protein MTKEIVRIMNNIYSWLHYQRRLGVEIIPKGPGLSAFLDRCVKDETPVNGLTATHEYGDKIHAPTDLDGLRRMIEGCKRCELHKSRQNIVFGEGPEDARLVLLGEAPGREEDMQGRPFVGPSGELLTDMLRSVNISRKEVFITSVIKCRPPHNRTPGHEEIAACSFFLRHQLRLIDPPLILALGLVAAQTILKTKASLKSLRGRFHQLGNAMVMPIYHPAYLLRSKGSQQKELKRVAWHDLQILEKEYAKYR; from the coding sequence ATGACTAAAGAAATTGTTCGAATCATGAACAATATTTACTCCTGGCTTCATTATCAAAGGCGATTGGGGGTTGAGATTATCCCCAAAGGTCCTGGATTATCCGCTTTCCTGGATCGCTGTGTCAAAGATGAGACACCTGTGAACGGGCTGACTGCCACTCATGAATACGGAGATAAAATTCACGCACCAACTGACCTTGATGGGCTTCGCAGGATGATTGAGGGATGTAAAAGGTGTGAGTTGCATAAAAGCCGGCAGAATATAGTCTTTGGAGAAGGACCTGAAGATGCGAGGCTGGTGCTGTTAGGAGAGGCCCCGGGCAGGGAAGAAGACATGCAGGGCCGGCCATTTGTTGGTCCTTCAGGAGAGCTACTTACAGATATGTTAAGGTCTGTAAATATCTCCCGAAAGGAGGTTTTCATCACCAGTGTAATCAAGTGCCGCCCTCCGCATAACCGTACGCCAGGACATGAAGAAATTGCCGCATGCTCTTTCTTCTTAAGACATCAGTTGAGGCTTATCGATCCGCCCCTTATACTTGCTTTGGGATTGGTGGCTGCCCAGACAATCCTTAAAACAAAGGCCTCTTTAAAATCTCTTCGTGGCCGCTTCCATCAGCTGGGAAATGCCATGGTCATGCCGATATATCATCCGGCATATCTGCTGAGATCAAAAGGAAGCCAGCAAAAGGAGCTCAAACGTGTGGCCTGGCATGACCTTCAAATACTGGAAAAAGAGTATGCCAAGTATCGCTAA
- the lysS gene encoding lysine--tRNA ligase, producing the protein MSDESLVIMQRREKAKQLEKNNISLYPNNIKMPESTATIRSLYDSFDGEALEKLPDSFSLAGRIMSLRRFGKAAFLHLQDGSGQLQVHVRRDLVGAEAYSIFKKFDIGDLIEVKGKLFRTRVGELTIAAETIGLAAKSLKPLPEKYHGIRDKEIRYRQRYVDLIMNQEVREVFRTRSRIIHILREYFTSHGFLEVETPMMQSVVGGATARPFTTHHNALDMDLYLRIAPELYLKRLLVGGFEKVFELGRNFRNEGISIQHNPEFTMLEFYEAYATYEDLMTRTEELFSRIAEEIKGRMVFSCQGHMLDLTPPWRRMTLEESLMEVGKVSKDDLKSRKGLMKRLKALGAPVRGNEKTGKLWTKLFDLLVEPRLVQPTFVCHYPIDVSPLARENQDNPEFTDRFELFIGGREIANAFSELNDPRKQRQRFEEQIAGRGDDEEVPPELDEDFIRALEVGMPPAAGEGIGVDRVVMLFTDSLSIRDVILFPQLRPEN; encoded by the coding sequence TTGAGTGACGAAAGCCTAGTTATTATGCAACGCCGGGAAAAAGCGAAGCAACTTGAAAAAAATAATATATCCCTTTATCCCAACAATATCAAGATGCCTGAAAGTACGGCGACAATACGCAGTCTGTATGACTCATTTGATGGAGAAGCCCTGGAAAAGCTGCCTGACAGCTTCAGTTTGGCCGGTCGCATAATGAGTTTGCGCCGTTTTGGGAAAGCCGCTTTCTTGCATCTGCAGGACGGCTCCGGTCAATTGCAGGTCCATGTGAGAAGGGACCTGGTCGGGGCCGAAGCCTACAGTATATTCAAAAAATTCGACATCGGTGACCTGATTGAGGTCAAAGGCAAGCTCTTCAGGACACGCGTCGGCGAATTGACAATCGCTGCTGAAACCATAGGCCTGGCAGCCAAGTCCCTGAAGCCCCTTCCTGAAAAATATCACGGAATAAGAGACAAGGAAATCAGGTATCGCCAGCGATACGTCGATCTTATCATGAACCAGGAGGTAAGGGAGGTCTTCAGGACCCGGTCCCGTATTATACATATATTACGTGAGTATTTCACTTCCCATGGCTTCCTGGAGGTTGAGACCCCGATGATGCAGTCCGTTGTCGGTGGCGCAACCGCCCGTCCCTTTACGACCCATCACAATGCCCTTGACATGGACCTTTACCTGCGGATAGCTCCGGAACTGTATCTGAAGCGGCTCCTTGTGGGCGGCTTTGAAAAGGTATTTGAGCTCGGCAGGAACTTCAGGAACGAGGGAATTTCGATACAGCACAACCCGGAGTTTACCATGCTGGAGTTCTATGAGGCCTATGCCACTTATGAAGACCTCATGACGCGGACAGAGGAACTTTTTTCCCGGATAGCTGAAGAAATAAAGGGCAGAATGGTCTTTTCCTGTCAGGGGCACATGCTGGATCTCACACCCCCCTGGCGTCGGATGACTCTTGAAGAGTCATTAATGGAGGTCGGAAAGGTTTCAAAAGACGACCTCAAAAGCAGAAAGGGCCTCATGAAAAGGTTGAAGGCGCTTGGTGCTCCTGTAAGAGGCAATGAAAAAACAGGCAAATTATGGACAAAGCTCTTTGATTTACTGGTAGAGCCGAGGCTCGTTCAGCCGACCTTTGTGTGCCACTATCCAATCGATGTCTCACCGCTGGCCCGGGAGAATCAAGATAATCCTGAGTTTACAGACAGATTCGAACTTTTTATCGGAGGCCGCGAGATAGCCAACGCATTCTCGGAACTCAACGACCCAAGAAAACAGCGCCAGCGCTTTGAAGAGCAGATAGCAGGCAGGGGAGATGACGAGGAGGTGCCGCCTGAACTGGATGAAGACTTCATCAGGGCACTGGAAGTAGGTATGCCGCCTGCCGCCGGTGAGGGCATAGGTGTGGACCGCGTGGTAATGCTCTTTACTGATTCCCTTTCTATCCGCGATGTTATACTGTTCCCGCAGTTGCGTCCGGAGAACTGA